In a genomic window of Periophthalmus magnuspinnatus isolate fPerMag1 chromosome 3, fPerMag1.2.pri, whole genome shotgun sequence:
- the LOC117391457 gene encoding E3 ubiquitin/ISG15 ligase TRIM25-like, which yields MAQAAVALDREAFSCAICLDLLKDPATLSCGHSYCMRCIHDHWDEEEEKQEYSCPQCRHSFISRPVLVKNTMLAVLVEQLEKSGPPVDVSSVEQTHVCCDVCSGTRLTAVKSCLQCLASFCEKHLEPHYQSAALRKHQLVVPSDKLQEKICSEHNEVKKMFCRTDQQLLCVVCCMDKHAGHRTVSAAAERAEMQAKLEVRLDKIHQMIHSKETGLDRLHQEALSLRRSADEAVRASEETFTILIHVMKERQAEVEQQIRTQQENEETRLQEHQQELQSDISELKRTQAQLDGLSLTTDHNHFIQTYPEVSPAEATPIFPTQPPGSFEHVTAALSTLSDLLQQTLKEGLDNISQAPTQVEQLLAQSEKPLPQAHSTVPLLLDQPERPLNLNEPTTRKGFLKYAKEITLDLNTAHRQLSLSDENRRATFEEDANRYPKNPNRFSYYYQVLSRQRLTGRCYWEVKWDTSATNWSDSTITIAVCYNNIKRKDKSDECRFGFNENSWALQCSRDDDYTFYFNEDETDVYGPTSSRIGVYLDHSSGILSFYSVTTSMNLLHRVETSFTQPLYAGLKFESSDHGATAYFPKLK from the coding sequence ATGGCGCAGGCAGCAGTAGCACTCGACAGAGAAGCCTTTTCCTGTGCGATCTGTTTGGATCTACTGAAGGATCCAGCCACTCTGAGCTGTGGGCACAGCTACTGCATGAGATGCATTCATGATCActgggatgaagaggaggagaagcaggagTACAGCTGCCCTCAGTGCAGACACAGCTTCATTTCCAGGCCTGTCCTAGTCAAAAACACCATGTTGGCAGTTTTGGTGGAGCAGCTGGAGAAGAGTGGACCTCCTGTGGACGTCAGCTCTGTGGAGCAGACACATGTGTGCTGTGATGTGTGCTCTGGGACCAGGTTGACAGCTGTTAAGTCCTGCCTTCAGTGTCTGGCCTCTTTTTGTGAAAAACATCTGGAGCCTCACTATCAGTCTGCAGCACTCAGGAAACACCAGCTGGTGGTGCCCTCTGACAAACTCCAGGAAAAGATCTGCTCTGAACACAATGAAGTGAAGAAGATGTTTTGCCGCACCGACCAGCAGCTCCTGTGTGTGGTCTGCTGCATGGACAAGCACGCGGGCCACCGCACGGTGTCAGCCGccgcagagagagcagagatgcAGGCAAAGCTAGAGGTCAGACTAGACAAAATCCACCAAATGATTCATAGTAaagaaacaggcctggacaggCTCCACCAGGAGGCGTTGTCCCTCAGGCGTTCTGCAGATGAAGCAGTGAGGGCCAGTGAGGAGACCTTCACCATCCTTATCCATGTGATGAAGGAGAGACAGGCTGAAGTGGAGCAGCAGATTCGAACCCAGCAGGAGAACGAAGAGACCAGGCTCCAGGAGCATCAGCAAGAGCTACAGAGTGACATCAGTGAGCTGAAGCGGACACAAGCTCAGCTCGACGGACTGTCTCTCACTACTGATCACAACCACTTCATACAGACCTACCCTGAGGTGTCCCCCGCTGAGGCCACCCCCATATTTCCAACACAGCCCCCGGGCTCTTTTGAGCATGTGACAGCTGCCCTGTCCACACTCTCTGACCTGCTACAGCAGACTTTGAAAGAGGGACTGGACAACATCTCACAGGCTCCAACACAAGTCGAGCAACTACTGGCTCAGTCTGAAAAACCACTGCCACAAGCCCACTCTAcagtcccactgctcctggacCAGCCTGAAAGACCACTGAACCTGAATGAGCCCACCACTAGGAAAGGCTtcttaaaatatgcaaaagaaATTACACTAGATCTAAATACAGCTCACCGACAACTGTCCCTGTCTGATGAAAATCGACGTGCAACATTTGAGGAGGATGCCAATAGGTATCCCAAAAATCCAAACAGATTCAGCTACTACTACCAGGTCCTAAGCAGACAGCGCCTGACAGgccgctgttactgggaggtgaAGTGGGACACATCTGCCACGAATTGGAGCGACTCTACCATTACCATCGCAGTGTGTTACAATAACATCAAGAgaaaagacaaatcagatgaGTGCAGATTTGGATTCAATGAAAATTCCTGGGCATTACAATGTTCCAGAGATGAtgattatactttttattttaatgaagacgAGACTGATGTGTATGGACCCACTTCATCCAGAATAGGGGTTTACCTGGACCACAGCTCAGGGATTCTATCATTTTACAGCGTTACTACAAGTATGAACCTTCTTCACAGAGTAGAGACCTCATTCACTCAGCCTCTGTACGCTGGACTCAAGTTTGAGTCTTCGGATCATGGCGCCACTGCTTATTTTCCTAAATTGAAATAA